One genomic segment of Pseudomonas sp. p1(2021b) includes these proteins:
- a CDS encoding hemerythrin domain-containing protein yields MNAIELLTHDHETVKKLLADLSATTERAVKKRSELLARLEQELQIHTTIEEEIFYPALRKVGGKEDEKMYYEAKEEHRTVDSLVLPDLLQTQPDTVEFAGRVKVLKELLEHHIEEEESEMFPRAQELFDEAALDELGQAMQAQKKLLKGERRAA; encoded by the coding sequence ATGAACGCAATCGAACTGTTGACCCATGACCATGAAACCGTGAAGAAGCTGCTCGCCGACCTGTCGGCGACCACCGAGCGCGCGGTGAAGAAGCGCAGTGAGCTGCTGGCGCGGCTGGAGCAGGAGCTGCAGATCCATACCACCATCGAAGAAGAGATCTTCTACCCCGCCCTCAGGAAAGTGGGCGGCAAGGAAGACGAGAAAATGTACTACGAGGCCAAGGAGGAGCACCGCACCGTCGATTCGCTGGTGCTGCCCGACCTGCTGCAGACCCAGCCCGACACGGTGGAGTTCGCCGGCCGGGTCAAGGTCCTCAAGGAGCTGCTCGAGCACCACATCGAGGAAGAAGAGAGCGAGATGTTCCCGCGGGCGCAGGAACTGTTCGACGAGGCCGCCCTCGACGAGCTTGGCCAGGCCATGCAGGCACAGAAAAAACTGCTCAAGGGCGAGCGCCGCGCCGCCTGA
- a CDS encoding general stress protein produces MASNQDDRKNQGGSAQNNPGNFANDREKASEAGRKGGQASGGNFANDPERAAEAGHKGGQVSGGNFKNDPERAAEAGHKGGQVSGGNFKNDPERASEAGRKGGQASGGNFANDRERASEAGRVGGQHSHGGGRKSDDDNR; encoded by the coding sequence ATGGCTAGCAATCAAGACGACCGTAAGAACCAAGGTGGCAGCGCACAGAACAACCCAGGCAATTTCGCCAATGACCGGGAGAAGGCGTCCGAAGCTGGCCGCAAGGGCGGCCAGGCGTCCGGTGGCAACTTCGCCAACGATCCGGAACGCGCAGCCGAAGCCGGCCACAAGGGGGGGCAGGTGTCTGGCGGTAACTTCAAGAACGACCCTGAGCGTGCCGCCGAGGCGGGCCACAAGGGTGGCCAGGTATCCGGTGGCAATTTCAAGAACGACCCCGAACGGGCCTCCGAGGCCGGTCGCAAAGGGGGGCAGGCTTCCGGTGGCAACTTCGCCAATGACCGTGAGCGTGCCTCCGAGGCCGGCCGCGTCGGTGGTCAGCACAGCCATGGCGGTGGTCGCAAGAGCGACGATGACAACCGCTGA
- a CDS encoding VOC family protein, with translation MTAKNTICLWFDDDALEAATFYASTFPNSAVGAVHHAPGDYPSGKAGDVITVEFTVAGIPCVGLNGGKTFTHSEAFSFQICTEDQAETDRLWHAIVGNGGQESVCGWCKDKWGISWQISPRVLLEAMDNPDRAAARRAFEAMMQMGKIDVARIEAALKGTA, from the coding sequence ATGACCGCCAAGAACACGATCTGCCTCTGGTTCGATGACGATGCGCTGGAGGCAGCGACTTTTTATGCAAGCACCTTTCCCAACAGCGCGGTCGGTGCTGTGCACCACGCGCCGGGCGACTACCCGTCAGGCAAGGCAGGCGATGTGATCACCGTGGAGTTCACGGTCGCCGGTATCCCCTGTGTCGGGCTCAATGGCGGAAAGACCTTCACCCACAGCGAAGCCTTTTCCTTCCAGATCTGCACCGAGGACCAGGCCGAGACCGACCGCCTGTGGCATGCAATCGTCGGCAACGGTGGCCAGGAAAGTGTCTGCGGTTGGTGCAAGGACAAGTGGGGCATCTCCTGGCAGATCTCCCCACGTGTGCTGCTCGAAGCCATGGATAACCCCGACCGGGCGGCGGCCAGGCGGGCCTTCGAGGCCATGATGCAGATGGGCAAGATCGACGTGGCCCGCATCGAGGCGGCACTCAAGGGCACGGCATAG
- a CDS encoding manganese catalase family protein, which translates to MFMHNKRLQYTVRVAQPNPGLANLLLEQFGGPQGELAAAMRYFTQAVSEDDPGRKDMLFDIATEELSHLEVIGSIVVMLNKGAKGRLAEGIEQEGELYRSLTGAGNDSHVTSLLYGAGAPLVNSGGVPWSAAYIDTIGEPTADLRSNIAAEARAKIVYERLINLTDDPGIKDALGFLMSREIAHQRSFEKALHAVQPNFPQGKLPGDPEFNRTFFNLSQGGEVRGAWNEGQDWVYVDEPQPAVDGGDGSASVQLDEASASALEAFKARTASDPNAQPLTAAELGRVNGDDE; encoded by the coding sequence ATGTTCATGCACAACAAGCGACTGCAATATACGGTGCGCGTGGCGCAGCCCAACCCTGGCCTGGCCAACCTGCTGCTCGAGCAGTTTGGTGGCCCGCAGGGGGAACTGGCTGCTGCCATGCGTTATTTCACCCAGGCCGTCAGCGAGGATGACCCAGGGCGCAAGGACATGCTGTTCGACATCGCTACCGAGGAACTGAGCCACCTGGAGGTGATCGGTTCGATCGTGGTGATGCTCAACAAAGGGGCCAAGGGGCGCCTGGCCGAAGGCATCGAGCAGGAGGGCGAGCTGTACCGATCGCTGACCGGTGCCGGCAATGACTCCCATGTCACCAGCCTGTTGTATGGCGCTGGCGCGCCCCTGGTCAATTCCGGTGGCGTGCCCTGGAGCGCGGCCTACATCGACACCATTGGCGAGCCGACCGCGGACCTGCGTTCGAACATCGCCGCCGAAGCACGCGCCAAGATCGTCTACGAGCGGCTGATCAACCTGACCGACGACCCAGGTATCAAGGACGCGCTGGGCTTTCTGATGAGCCGCGAGATTGCTCACCAGCGTTCGTTCGAAAAGGCCTTGCACGCCGTCCAGCCCAACTTCCCGCAGGGCAAGTTGCCCGGCGATCCTGAGTTCAACAGAACCTTCTTCAATCTGTCCCAGGGGGGCGAAGTACGGGGCGCCTGGAATGAAGGCCAGGACTGGGTCTATGTCGATGAGCCGCAACCGGCGGTCGACGGTGGCGATGGCAGCGCCTCGGTGCAGCTCGACGAAGCCTCGGCTTCGGCGCTGGAGGCATTCAAGGCCAGGACCGCCTCCGATCCTAACGCCCAGCCACTGACCGCGGCAGAGCTTGGGCGGGTCAATGGCGATGATGAATAG